ATCATATTGACCATCAGCGCTGTCAATATTTCGCCCCGGATGGGGATACCAGCTTCGTCAACTAGAATCAGTTGCTCCCCATTCGCCGAAACTTGCACGCCAAAGTTTGCCTTCAATGCTTCTACGACATGACCCAGTTGAATGATTAATGCCTCTCGCTCAGCTGCGGTGACAGCGGTCTGTTTCAGGCTGGCATTTAGTACCACCGCATCACAGCCAAATTTAGCTAACATCTGTGGTAGCACTGCTCCAGAAACCGCGTAATTATAGTCAATGACAACCTTCGAGTTACTGTGGTGAAGTGCCTCAACATTTAAATACTTTTCAAAAGCCGTACAGTAAGTGTCAACTATTTGGCTCGGATAAACCACATTGCCAATCTCGTGAATTTGCACCCGGCGCAGGTCTTCTTTGAAATAAGCTCCCTCAATTTTCTTTTCCTTCGCTTTCGAGATATTGATTCCCTTTTGATCAATAAACTCAATCAGGATGTAATCAGGTCGATCTGGATGCACCCGCACATGAATACCCCCAACAACTGAGAGGGTGGATACGACTGTACGAGCCATCGGGATAGCCGTTGCATCCAAGTTTTGAATATTGACCCCTACAGACATTAAACCGGCAATCAGAGAACGGGTGACCATGCGGGAAATACTGCGCTGGTCGCGGGAAACTATCACTTGGGAACCGGGTTTCAAAGTAGAACCGTAAGCCGCTCCCAACTTAACAGCAAATTCTGGCGTAATGTCGATATTCGCTAATCCAGTAACACCCCGCTGACCAAATAAATTGCGTTGCGCGATATGACCCCAAATTAAATTTATGTTCAAGGTCGCCCCAGATTCAATCTGCTTACTAGGCCAGACACGCACGGTAGGACTAATTTGTGCTTCTTCTCCCACCGTAGAAAGCGAACCCACTACAGCGCCTTCTAACACTTGAGCGCGGCGGTCTACACGGGTACCGCGAGCAATCACGCAAGCGCTGAGACTTGCTTCCTCGCCGACGATCGCGCCATTCCAAACAATCGGACGCTTTAGGTCGGCATCAGCACCAATCGTCACGTTGTCTCCAATTACAGTTCCGGCATCAATCTGTACTCGCGCTCCAATGCGGCAGTTATTACCAATCAGGCACGGTGGTTCCAGCTTGGCACTTGGATCAATCAAAGTATTTTGACCCGTCCAAATGTTCGGAGATTGCTCCTCATAAGCATAATCAAGTCTTACCTTCCGGTATAGTGCATCGTACTGGCTCTCCCGATAAGCGTCTAAGTGACCAACATCACACCAGTAGCCTTGAGCAATGTAACCGTACATCGGCTCGTCTTTTTCCAGCAGCAAGGGGAACAATTCTTTCGAGAAGTCGCTCTCTTGATTAGCTGGCAAATATTCCAGAACTTCCGGTTCCAGAATATATGTGCCAGTATTTACTGTGTCGGAGAAAATCTCACTGGAAGAGGGTTTCTCTAAAAACCGACGAATGCGGTGATGCTCATCCGTAATCACCACACCAAACTCAATCGGGTTGGGAACGCGCGTTAAAACTATGGTTGCTTTTGACTTTTGACGCCTGTGAAATTCAATTGCTGCGTTTAGGTCAAAGTCGGTAATACTATCGCCACTAATCACTAAAAATGTTTCGTCTAGTAGTTCCGCAATATTTTTTACGCAGCCTGCGGTACCTAGAGGCTGGTCTTCTTCGACAGCATACGTCATCTGCACGCCAAAGTCGCTGCCATCTTGGAAGTAATCGCGCATAACATCAGGCAAATAGTGCAGGGTGGCGATTATTTCTGTAATTTGATGCCGTTTGAGCAGATTGATAATATGTTCTGCGATCGGTCGATTCAAAATCGGCACCATCGGTTTGGGGAGGTCACAAGTTAGCGGTCTTAGCCGCGTTCCAGAACCTCCGGCCATCAACACTGCACGCATAATTCCTCCTTAGGTGTTTCGACTCATCATGGTTCAAAGCCAATGATTGCCGCTATCGCTAGTCTCTCTCTAGTTTCCTACGTCTGTCCAAACTTAAGTAACTCCCACAAGACACATCGATTAAAACTGCTTGCTGCATTAACACTACCAAACCCAGTTGTGGTTAGTATCAATCTCTATCGGTTACTCTAGACTTGAGTAAGGGAGCTGTATGCTTAAGTGACTGAGATAGCTTACAGCTGAGTCACCAAGCAGTATGAACTTAAAGGTAGCATGACGGCTTGGAATACTTGACCCGAATCCTGTCAGTTGCTCAAGAGGATGATCGGAATGGGTAGTTTGATCACTTTCGGTTTAATTGTGGTTTATTTTGGCGGTGTCTGGAAGTTTTGGAATGGGTTTAACCGGACGAACTTCTCTCAAAATCGGCTGTTTTTGTCGTTGTTGTGGCCAGCATTGATGGTTGCTAGTAAGTCCTATCGTCAAAACTTTAGAAAGGCGCTGAAGGGTTAAGTAAAGAATGAAGGGTGAAGTGTGACTTATGAAAAGTGCCACTTTTCAGCCTTCAGTGGACGGATCTGGCTGATTGGCGGGACTCAAGAGAGTGCTCAACTCGCAGCAGCGATCGCTCATACTCAATTGCCCTGCACGATTTCTGTGACTACAGAATCTGCTCGTTCGCTCTATCCCTCTGGATCTAACCTGCGAGTGTGGGTAGAGCGTTTAACTTTATCTCAGATAGATGAGTTTTTACAACAGCAGCAAATCGTTGCTGTTTTAGATGCGTCCCATCCTTATGCAGTGGAAATTTCCCAAAGTGCGATCGCTGCTGCACGTAAGTGGCAAATTCCTTATCTCCGCTACGAACGCCCGGTTTTAGAGCAGGAGGAAAATTTAGCTAGCTTTGAAGCTTTGTTATCAGGGAAATACTTGCAGGGACAGCGGGTATTGCTCACTGTAGGATATAGACCCTTGCAGCTGTTTCAGCCTTGGCAGGAGCGAGCAACTTTGTTTGCCAGACTTTTACCTTCGGCGATCGCTTTAGAAGCAGCCATTAAGGCTGGGTTCACACCAGACCGCTTGATTTGTCTACGTCCTCCGATTTCAGCTGAATTGGAAAAGGCACTGTGGCAGCAATGGAAAATTTCCCTCGTTGTTACCAAGGCATCTGGAACAGCTGGCGGAGAAGACATCAAGCGCACTGTTGCTGCTGAGTTAGGTATTCCTTTAATCGCAATCAATAGACCAACGGTTGAATATCCGCAACAAACTAGTGATTTGTCACACGCTCTAGAGTTTTGTCTGGTTCAATATAACTGAACTAAAAAAAATTTTTATTTTTGCCTTTTTGCGCTTTACTTTATTCAGCTTTTGATTTATTATTTAATAATGGAAATCTGTGCTTTTTCGAAATAGCTTGAATATTTCCATTATAAAATAAGCAATACCATATAATCGCTGCGGCTTCAACCACCTCAAGCTTTTAAAATTTCTATTTTTCTATCAATAAAGCCAACGAGAAAATAAAGAAATTATTTGTTTCCGCTGAATTTCTTAAAAAATTCTTTAACATAAATTCATATTTTTAAGATGGCTTTAACCATGCGTGCAATGGTTTTGGAGCAGCCCGGTAGACCCTTGCGGGCAACTGAACTACCAGTACCGACACCGAATCCAGAACAAGTACTA
This window of the Chroococcidiopsis sp. CCMEE 29 genome carries:
- a CDS encoding mannose-1-phosphate guanyltransferase translates to MRAVLMAGGSGTRLRPLTCDLPKPMVPILNRPIAEHIINLLKRHQITEIIATLHYLPDVMRDYFQDGSDFGVQMTYAVEEDQPLGTAGCVKNIAELLDETFLVISGDSITDFDLNAAIEFHRRQKSKATIVLTRVPNPIEFGVVITDEHHRIRRFLEKPSSSEIFSDTVNTGTYILEPEVLEYLPANQESDFSKELFPLLLEKDEPMYGYIAQGYWCDVGHLDAYRESQYDALYRKVRLDYAYEEQSPNIWTGQNTLIDPSAKLEPPCLIGNNCRIGARVQIDAGTVIGDNVTIGADADLKRPIVWNGAIVGEEASLSACVIARGTRVDRRAQVLEGAVVGSLSTVGEEAQISPTVRVWPSKQIESGATLNINLIWGHIAQRNLFGQRGVTGLANIDITPEFAVKLGAAYGSTLKPGSQVIVSRDQRSISRMVTRSLIAGLMSVGVNIQNLDATAIPMARTVVSTLSVVGGIHVRVHPDRPDYILIEFIDQKGINISKAKEKKIEGAYFKEDLRRVQIHEIGNVVYPSQIVDTYCTAFEKYLNVEALHHSNSKVVIDYNYAVSGAVLPQMLAKFGCDAVVLNASLKQTAVTAAEREALIIQLGHVVEALKANFGVQVSANGEQLILVDEAGIPIRGEILTALMVNMILTAHPRGTVVVPVHVSSAVEQIARRHDAKVIRTKANPTALMEECRSAPNVVLGGSGEIGFIFPQLHPGFDAMFCVAKLIEMLTIQERSLASMRTELPRVYHKTYTVRCPWTVKGALMRHLVETHPAQNLELVDGVKILNHQDDSWILILPDAGEPVVHLFANSHDRDWVDEILREYRTRVQKFVEQEQGEEASSTEQSVFS
- a CDS encoding cobalt-precorrin-6A reductase; translation: MTYEKCHFSAFSGRIWLIGGTQESAQLAAAIAHTQLPCTISVTTESARSLYPSGSNLRVWVERLTLSQIDEFLQQQQIVAVLDASHPYAVEISQSAIAAARKWQIPYLRYERPVLEQEENLASFEALLSGKYLQGQRVLLTVGYRPLQLFQPWQERATLFARLLPSAIALEAAIKAGFTPDRLICLRPPISAELEKALWQQWKISLVVTKASGTAGGEDIKRTVAAELGIPLIAINRPTVEYPQQTSDLSHALEFCLVQYN